In one Zobellia galactanivorans genomic region, the following are encoded:
- a CDS encoding SusC/RagA family TonB-linked outer membrane protein: MKRKKRKLNYLVVILLLFNFLGHGNLLAQETVTGNVKDDAGVPIPGVTVMVHGTTRGAATDFDGNFEIEASEGEVLDFSYIGFKKVSKTITSTSTPISIVMQEDTQQLDEVVIVGYGTQRKKEVTGAVVGLKSDIIEKAPVSDLGESIQGQIAGVNVQASDGRPGASANIQIRGLGSLLGSNTPLYVVDGIPFEGTPNIAPEQIQSIDVLKDGASAAVYGTRASNGVILITTKRGKEGKVEVDFSTYTGIQNITSGIPLMNTTQQMYHEEIMLEALGSDPLIFFFNPDALKYDSDYVSAVQNDNALLKNYVVGVNGGTKDLSMNFSANYYDQDGVMINSGFNRLSTRLNTQFTKGKFKLFGSLGLTYENTTQEPWGLYEYAVWQQPWQPPLNGLTQTGENEVVLPVRNAIAYSYLSSTLKNSDKRKVKSNNIAINMEYEILDGLTYKLNLGRNNWDYQRKFLQPQYLVTNLDGSFNATASREDAILSEDYVWNERNTMENILNFNTDFGKHNFNATGVLSYEKFKSKEVGVGVIGLLSNETPSLGAGQNGITPTSYDYTNTLSGLMGRLQYNYDGKYLFSASIRRDGSSNFSKENKYGVFPGVSIGWNISDENFLKNSDKISNLKLRGSWAEVGNQSIAAYSTATQIETGVNYLFDDAESLTPGYVQRRISNSDLKWETKISKNIGLDLSMFNNRFTFTADVYENERKEMLLPLSTPPSAGTSQPRDVGTYNPIFVNAGDMTNRGIELAASYKGGLDHELVWDVSATFTTNKNEITNLNGIERGYGGARPSVTLGTGVDYTTFNAVGYEAGAFFLVETDGVIKTQEELDAYKTIYSGAKLGDMRYVDQNGDNVIDDNDRVYKGSGQPEFEIGLNFNLAYKGFDLFVQNYFSGGAEIFNGSRYLAYTKGRHLEQYNMWSPQNPNSDIPTFRQDSYGNNVRARSDYWLEDGTYFRVRNITLGYTIPSETTSSIGLNKLRLYLSAMNPITITDYTGFDPEIGGNGLSTRGVDIGNYPVARRFLLGLQVKF, from the coding sequence ATGAAAAGAAAAAAACGTAAACTAAATTATTTAGTCGTGATTTTGCTGTTATTTAATTTCCTGGGGCATGGCAATTTACTGGCTCAGGAAACTGTTACCGGAAATGTAAAGGACGACGCAGGGGTTCCCATTCCAGGGGTTACCGTTATGGTACACGGTACGACCAGGGGTGCCGCCACCGATTTTGACGGAAATTTTGAAATCGAGGCAAGTGAAGGAGAGGTACTCGACTTCTCTTATATCGGTTTTAAGAAGGTATCAAAGACCATTACTTCTACTTCAACGCCCATATCGATTGTGATGCAAGAGGACACCCAACAATTGGACGAGGTGGTCATAGTAGGTTATGGTACACAACGAAAAAAGGAAGTGACCGGAGCGGTCGTCGGACTAAAATCCGATATTATCGAAAAGGCGCCGGTTTCCGACCTTGGGGAATCCATTCAAGGGCAGATAGCAGGTGTTAACGTCCAAGCGAGCGATGGTAGGCCCGGTGCTTCCGCAAACATTCAAATCAGGGGGCTAGGTTCACTATTGGGATCCAACACGCCTTTGTATGTTGTTGACGGCATCCCCTTTGAGGGCACCCCGAATATTGCCCCGGAACAGATCCAATCCATAGACGTTCTAAAAGACGGTGCTTCTGCGGCCGTTTATGGAACAAGGGCTTCCAACGGGGTTATCTTGATTACTACAAAAAGAGGGAAAGAGGGAAAGGTAGAAGTAGACTTTAGCACCTATACCGGGATCCAAAATATAACCTCCGGTATCCCTTTGATGAATACTACACAACAAATGTATCACGAAGAAATAATGTTGGAGGCCCTAGGAAGCGACCCGCTAATTTTCTTCTTCAATCCTGATGCGCTAAAATACGACAGTGACTATGTCAGCGCCGTACAGAACGACAATGCCCTTCTTAAGAATTACGTGGTAGGGGTCAATGGAGGAACGAAAGACCTTTCCATGAATTTCAGTGCCAACTACTACGATCAAGATGGTGTAATGATCAACTCTGGTTTTAACCGTTTGAGCACAAGGTTGAACACACAATTCACCAAAGGAAAGTTCAAGCTTTTCGGAAGCTTGGGCCTAACCTACGAAAACACTACCCAAGAACCTTGGGGACTGTATGAATATGCCGTTTGGCAACAACCATGGCAACCTCCTTTGAACGGCCTGACGCAAACAGGGGAAAACGAAGTAGTACTTCCTGTAAGAAACGCCATCGCCTATAGCTATTTGTCAAGTACATTGAAGAATAGCGATAAAAGAAAGGTAAAGAGCAACAATATTGCCATAAACATGGAATATGAGATTCTAGATGGCCTGACCTACAAACTCAACTTGGGCAGAAACAATTGGGACTACCAAAGAAAATTTCTTCAACCCCAATATTTGGTAACCAATCTCGATGGTTCCTTTAACGCTACGGCATCAAGGGAAGATGCCATACTATCTGAAGATTATGTTTGGAACGAGCGAAATACAATGGAGAACATATTGAACTTTAATACCGATTTCGGAAAACATAACTTCAATGCTACCGGGGTTCTCTCTTATGAGAAATTCAAATCGAAAGAAGTAGGTGTTGGGGTGATAGGTCTTTTAAGTAATGAGACCCCTTCCTTGGGTGCCGGACAAAATGGAATAACCCCGACCAGTTACGATTATACCAATACCTTAAGTGGTCTAATGGGAAGATTACAATATAACTATGACGGTAAATACCTATTCTCGGCGAGTATACGAAGGGATGGCTCCTCCAATTTTTCCAAAGAAAACAAGTACGGTGTTTTTCCGGGAGTTTCTATAGGATGGAATATTTCTGACGAAAACTTTTTAAAGAACAGCGACAAAATAAGCAACCTTAAACTAAGGGGTAGCTGGGCCGAAGTCGGAAATCAAAGTATTGCCGCATATTCTACCGCTACCCAAATAGAAACAGGGGTAAATTATCTGTTTGACGATGCCGAAAGCCTAACACCAGGTTATGTTCAAAGAAGAATTTCAAATAGCGACCTGAAATGGGAAACCAAGATTTCAAAAAATATTGGATTGGACCTTTCGATGTTCAATAACCGGTTTACCTTCACTGCAGACGTTTATGAAAACGAAAGAAAAGAGATGCTTCTTCCTTTATCGACACCTCCTTCCGCAGGAACAAGTCAGCCAAGGGACGTAGGCACGTACAACCCCATTTTCGTAAATGCAGGGGATATGACCAACAGGGGCATTGAACTTGCGGCATCGTACAAAGGGGGGCTGGACCACGAGCTTGTTTGGGACGTTTCGGCAACCTTTACGACAAACAAAAATGAAATCACCAACCTTAACGGAATCGAAAGGGGATACGGGGGCGCCCGACCATCCGTCACATTAGGGACGGGGGTGGACTACACCACCTTCAACGCCGTGGGCTACGAGGCCGGTGCCTTTTTCTTGGTAGAGACCGATGGTGTGATCAAGACCCAAGAGGAACTGGATGCCTATAAAACCATTTATTCCGGGGCCAAACTGGGCGATATGCGCTATGTAGACCAGAACGGTGACAATGTAATTGACGATAACGATAGGGTTTATAAAGGATCCGGCCAACCCGAATTCGAGATAGGCCTCAACTTTAACCTTGCCTATAAAGGTTTTGACCTCTTCGTTCAAAATTACTTTTCGGGAGGAGCCGAGATCTTTAACGGTTCAAGATATCTGGCCTATACAAAAGGAAGGCATCTGGAGCAATATAACATGTGGTCTCCACAAAATCCGAATTCGGATATACCGACATTCAGACAAGATTCGTACGGCAATAACGTACGGGCAAGATCAGATTATTGGCTGGAGGACGGAACTTATTTTCGGGTAAGGAATATCACTTTAGGGTATACCATTCCTTCTGAAACTACCTCATCCATCGGATTGAACAAGTTAAGATTGTACCTGTCCGCCATGAACCCTATTACCATAACCGACTATACAGGTTTTGACCCCGAAATTGGAGGTAACGGACTAAGCACCAGAGGCGTAGACATAGGCAACTATCCGGTAGCTAGGAGATTCCTACTCGGTTTACAGGTTAAATTCTAA
- a CDS encoding RagB/SusD family nutrient uptake outer membrane protein, with product MKTKSFKLIGLTLLSMATLLIGCSEDEWLNEVNPNTITTDIFWETPTQFNSALTTVYGATQFQAISGGGLQFEMMLGDEAGTESWYGPFAFRNLTYNDGASQIEDKWSQLYIGIFRANQVINNIANADGSLFSEGEKEVIEAQARFLRAFFYFEVAHTFGGGIIRTEAIEGVDNLPGKFSSIEEITNSIIIPDLEFAKAHLPRTWDAANKARVTWGTATSLLGKVYLYGKEWSTAAGLFKSVIDSDIYELTDNVNDNFRHDTEFNSESIFEVAYSADLNPGAGGDAVDDNSFESGAEASSLARATGQLNYGAYNTVLPTYYMHELFLSDEIDPSNPVNNGFIQSQRMYGSIVPSNADGLYYGDEPGAKGWAYGQSSYVKKHSNWYHLTNEDGLSRSGINFRHIRYADVLLMYAEALLNSGGSVDQAIDYIDMVRARAGVITLKQYLADNGNTFPQLHISKQVHGTQPYVAPTAENVLTHLQRVERPLELCYEGHRYKDLVRWGIVQEVYDELRADEEWRINNFETIEEQAPLFIVQHTRPDFLFSSQNYNPAEFDYFPIPAAELQTNDGL from the coding sequence ATGAAAACGAAATCATTTAAACTTATTGGGTTGACCCTTCTTTCCATGGCTACCTTGCTTATAGGCTGTAGTGAAGACGAATGGTTGAACGAGGTTAATCCGAACACGATTACAACGGATATTTTCTGGGAAACACCGACACAGTTCAATTCGGCATTGACCACGGTCTATGGAGCAACACAATTTCAGGCTATCAGTGGTGGGGGTTTGCAATTTGAGATGATGTTGGGCGATGAAGCGGGCACCGAATCTTGGTACGGCCCCTTTGCTTTCAGAAATTTAACCTATAATGATGGGGCCAGTCAAATAGAAGACAAGTGGTCGCAACTTTACATCGGTATATTCAGGGCCAATCAGGTCATCAATAATATAGCGAATGCAGATGGCAGTCTGTTTTCCGAAGGGGAAAAAGAAGTAATCGAGGCACAAGCCAGGTTCTTAAGGGCCTTCTTTTACTTTGAAGTGGCACACACTTTCGGAGGTGGAATTATAAGGACGGAAGCGATCGAGGGTGTTGACAACCTACCTGGAAAATTTTCTTCAATAGAGGAAATAACGAACTCCATCATAATTCCTGATCTTGAATTTGCAAAAGCGCATTTGCCCCGCACTTGGGACGCCGCTAACAAGGCTAGGGTAACCTGGGGCACTGCCACTTCTTTATTGGGCAAGGTCTATTTATATGGTAAGGAGTGGTCTACCGCCGCCGGTCTGTTCAAAAGTGTTATCGATTCTGATATTTATGAGCTTACCGACAATGTAAATGACAACTTCAGACATGATACCGAGTTTAATTCAGAGTCTATTTTCGAAGTAGCCTACAGTGCCGATTTAAACCCCGGTGCAGGTGGGGATGCCGTTGACGACAACAGTTTTGAATCGGGTGCCGAAGCAAGTTCATTGGCCCGGGCCACGGGACAATTGAACTACGGTGCGTATAACACGGTATTGCCTACCTATTACATGCACGAATTGTTTCTTAGCGACGAGATAGACCCTAGCAATCCGGTCAACAACGGTTTTATACAGTCTCAAAGAATGTATGGGTCTATTGTTCCAAGTAATGCCGACGGTCTTTATTACGGCGATGAACCTGGGGCAAAAGGATGGGCCTATGGCCAAAGTAGTTATGTAAAAAAACATTCCAATTGGTATCATTTGACCAACGAGGACGGTTTGAGCCGATCAGGAATCAACTTTAGGCATATCCGTTATGCAGATGTGCTTTTAATGTACGCAGAGGCCCTATTGAATTCCGGAGGTTCTGTTGACCAAGCCATCGATTATATCGATATGGTCAGGGCAAGGGCAGGAGTTATTACCCTGAAACAATACCTTGCCGACAATGGCAATACCTTTCCCCAGCTACATATTAGCAAACAGGTACATGGTACCCAGCCCTATGTCGCCCCAACAGCGGAAAACGTTCTCACCCACCTACAACGTGTAGAAAGACCTTTGGAATTATGTTATGAAGGCCATCGATACAAAGATTTGGTACGATGGGGCATTGTTCAAGAGGTCTATGATGAGTTAAGGGCCGATGAAGAGTGGAGAATAAACAACTTTGAAACTATTGAAGAACAAGCGCCATTGTTCATTGTACAACATACAAGACCAGATTTTCTGTTCAGCTCACAGAACTATAATCCAGCCGAATTTGACTATTTCCCCATTCCGGCCGCGGAGCTTCAAACAAACGATGGTTTATAA
- a CDS encoding FecR family protein — protein MEHETIIKYLNHTASSEEVKDVEDWINSSEKNKEEFNRLKAEYIVSTFDETKYTSKVEEGYIQYRKNIAQSALGKRKKLWANSLKYAAMLAIVFGCTYLYIDRNPYTPSPKVVSDCKKDKKADVITLKMENGTVQVIEEDGLSEVKDSKGNMIGTQQGNKLKYSNKAPLNELTYNTLTVPYGKRFDLILSDGSHVVLNSGTSLRYPVKFIKDKNREVFLTGEAFFEVTKNKKQPFIVNTNGLNIKVLGTKFNVSAYPEDNSTNTVLVEGSVKLRHKDVNDKETSTLLTPGHLASLNKADRKIMVENAETSIYTAWMNGDVIFRHLSFKNIIKKLERHYNVHITNKNPELDEELFTASFNNKTLDEVLKTFKDNYGIDYTIANNQVTINP, from the coding sequence ATGGAGCACGAAACAATCATAAAATACCTGAACCACACGGCTTCTTCCGAAGAAGTAAAAGATGTGGAAGATTGGATCAATTCTTCCGAAAAAAACAAGGAGGAGTTCAACCGTCTCAAAGCCGAATATATCGTCTCTACTTTTGACGAGACCAAATATACTTCCAAAGTTGAAGAAGGGTACATCCAATATAGGAAAAACATCGCCCAGAGCGCTCTAGGCAAAAGGAAAAAACTTTGGGCCAATTCCCTGAAGTACGCCGCCATGCTCGCTATAGTCTTTGGATGCACCTACTTATATATCGATAGAAACCCATATACCCCTTCGCCAAAAGTTGTCTCGGATTGTAAAAAAGACAAAAAAGCAGATGTCATTACCCTTAAAATGGAAAACGGGACCGTTCAGGTCATCGAAGAAGATGGACTATCAGAGGTAAAGGATTCCAAGGGTAACATGATAGGAACCCAGCAAGGCAATAAATTAAAGTATAGCAACAAAGCCCCCCTAAACGAACTAACATACAACACCCTTACCGTTCCGTACGGTAAACGTTTCGACCTTATCCTTTCCGATGGCAGCCACGTGGTTTTGAATTCGGGAACTTCGCTTAGATATCCCGTAAAATTTATCAAGGATAAAAATCGTGAAGTATTTCTAACAGGCGAAGCCTTCTTTGAAGTAACAAAAAATAAAAAACAGCCCTTTATCGTAAATACAAACGGACTCAACATCAAGGTTCTAGGCACAAAATTCAATGTGTCGGCCTACCCTGAGGACAACTCTACAAACACGGTATTGGTCGAAGGTTCGGTAAAGCTTCGCCATAAGGATGTCAATGATAAGGAAACGTCTACCTTATTGACCCCTGGTCACTTGGCCTCATTGAATAAGGCGGACCGGAAAATAATGGTAGAAAATGCCGAAACTTCCATATACACCGCTTGGATGAACGGCGATGTGATTTTCAGGCATCTTTCCTTTAAAAACATCATAAAGAAGCTTGAAAGACACTATAACGTACACATTACAAACAAGAACCCTGAACTTGACGAAGAATTGTTTACTGCCAGCTTCAACAACAAAACCTTAGACGAGGTCCTCAAAACATTTAAAGACAATTACGGAATCGATTACACCATCGCCAACAACCAAGTAACTATTAACCCTTAA
- a CDS encoding universal stress protein, whose amino-acid sequence MLKIVLPTDFSANAQNAIDYALFLFENEECTFYLLHAYHDVPSAPGTRLDAIKNLERLTQHTERKNNNTKHRFQTIFETDSVLNLINRTAIDNAVDYIFMGSKGYSTLHEVFLGSNTVDVLKYLAHPCAVIAVPEDYDYDLPDTITLASDYKHTFTPSEVAPLIAISKLWNTTVSIAHIHTEKELSDEQKANKSVLKHILNEVDTNFIELEMKNSVASTLLFLEKENPNIGMVSLLNTKHGFFQKLLREPILRNTCFQTRVPLLVLPQIAP is encoded by the coding sequence ATGCTAAAAATAGTCTTACCCACCGATTTTTCAGCTAACGCCCAAAATGCAATAGATTATGCCCTTTTTCTTTTTGAAAACGAAGAGTGCACCTTCTATCTGCTTCACGCCTATCACGACGTCCCATCGGCCCCTGGAACAAGGTTGGATGCAATAAAGAACCTAGAACGCTTGACACAACATACGGAAAGGAAAAACAACAATACCAAGCACCGTTTCCAAACCATATTCGAGACCGATTCCGTTTTGAATCTTATCAACCGAACGGCAATAGATAATGCGGTAGATTATATTTTTATGGGAAGCAAGGGATACTCTACATTGCACGAGGTCTTCTTAGGAAGCAATACGGTAGATGTCCTCAAATACCTCGCCCATCCATGTGCCGTCATTGCCGTACCCGAAGATTACGATTATGACCTTCCGGATACAATCACCCTTGCAAGTGATTACAAACATACTTTTACCCCCTCTGAAGTAGCCCCACTTATCGCCATTTCAAAACTTTGGAATACAACGGTTTCCATCGCACATATTCATACCGAAAAGGAACTGAGTGACGAGCAGAAAGCCAATAAAAGTGTTCTAAAACACATTTTAAATGAGGTCGATACTAATTTTATAGAATTGGAAATGAAAAATTCGGTCGCCTCAACCCTACTTTTTCTGGAAAAAGAAAACCCCAATATCGGTATGGTCTCCCTTTTAAATACAAAACACGGCTTCTTTCAAAAGCTACTACGGGAGCCTATACTGCGCAACACATGCTTTCAAACCCGGGTACCGCTGTTGGTTTTGCCCCAAATTGCCCCATAA
- a CDS encoding RNA polymerase sigma-70 factor, translated as MIDRSILKDNKPNTNLDSFLHLLQKGDQTAYEALFRIYYDKLLHIAEGYLGSEQEAEDVVQSLFLKVWERKHNFGEVTNLNNYLFTMTKNACLDQLKHEKVKDLFSKNYSEKKRAFQNQFIMDETASSILEKDLEKRIKLAIEALPQKCKNVFLKSRVEGMNHYEIAKALDISKRTVDNHISNALKHMRLHLKEFLTLFL; from the coding sequence ATTATAGACCGCTCCATTCTGAAAGACAATAAGCCAAATACCAACCTTGACTCCTTCTTACACCTATTGCAAAAAGGCGATCAAACTGCTTATGAAGCTCTTTTTCGAATTTATTATGATAAACTCTTACATATTGCCGAAGGTTATCTTGGTTCCGAACAAGAAGCCGAAGACGTAGTTCAAAGCCTATTTTTGAAAGTATGGGAGCGGAAACATAATTTTGGCGAAGTCACCAACCTCAACAATTACCTTTTCACCATGACCAAAAATGCTTGCCTAGACCAACTTAAGCATGAAAAGGTCAAAGATTTGTTTTCCAAAAACTACTCCGAGAAGAAAAGGGCCTTCCAAAATCAGTTCATCATGGATGAAACTGCTTCTTCCATTTTAGAAAAAGACTTGGAGAAGCGAATTAAGCTTGCCATCGAAGCACTTCCCCAAAAGTGTAAAAACGTTTTCTTGAAGAGTAGGGTCGAAGGCATGAATCACTATGAAATAGCTAAGGCCTTAGACATTTCAAAAAGAACGGTAGACAACCACATTTCCAATGCTTTAAAACACATGAGACTTCATCTCAAGGAGTTTTTGACCCTCTTTTTATAA